Genomic window (Phaeodactylum tricornutum CCAP 1055/1 chromosome 3, complete sequence):
CCAAAGACGTCTGGCGCCTCCCGCCACTTAGATAATGATGCTCCAAGGGATGAGGAAGGCCTGTTGCTTGAATACGATGCGATCATCTGCGGTACAGGCTTGACTCAGTCGATTTTGGCCTCCGCCTTGGCTCGCCATGGAAAGTCAGTCTTGCACTGCGATACTTCCGACTACTACGGCGAATTGGATGCCGTTTGGACACTACCGTATTTGCAAGAAAAGTTAGGAAAGGGACACGAATTAAAAGGAAAGATGGTGACTGTCAGAACGGATGATTCAACCTGCATTCCTCTGTCTCCAAAGGGTGGTTTGCAAAGCTTTCAAATACATTCTCTCGAGCGAAGGAACGACTTTACTGTAGAACAAGGAACAGCAGTAGTTACGCCTTATGGGAATGGCACAATTATATCGATTTCACCAAGGGGGCTCTTTCTTGATTTATTAGTTTCACTCGACACATGGAAGCTAGCGAATGGAAAAAACCCATCTGTTCATATCTCCATTCCGCAATCCGCAGCGAGTACTGGCGCAGCTTTTCAGAAATATCTGAAGGAAAAACTCGGAATAGTTTCCATCGATGAGCGTGATGCTCATTTGATTTTGGACGAGCGTAGTCGGGGATTCGCGGTAGACGCGACACCAGGATTGCTCTATGCCTCTGGCGCATCGGTCGAAGGGTTGCTAAAAAGTGGCGTCGCCGACTACCTCGAGTTCAAGTCTCTCGAAGGCCTCCTTTGGTTGGAAAACTCCGACAGTTGCTTGGAACCCGTGCCTTGTAGTAAAAATGATGTTTTTGCATCAAAACTTTTGTCACCCATGGACAAGCGTCGACTTATGAAGTTTCTGCAACTTGCGTTGGACTACGGCACAGCCCATGCGTTGGCCGAGGAAGAAGCTTCTGCcgaaaacaacaaacaagtCTTATCTCTGAACGAGCGGTATTTGAATCAAGGGAGATCTCTGGCACGTCCTCAAAATAAGGCAGTACTAGCAGACGATATTCGAGCTCTGCAGGAATTCATACAGGCTGACATGAAGTTTCATGAGTACCTCGAAAGCAAACAGCGGTTGTCTCCCAAACTGTGCCGCATAGTACGCCATGCACTAGCGCTTGAATCTGGCAATGGTGATTGGTCGTTGAGGCAGGGTATGACTTCTTTGTGTCAACACATGCAGGCTTTAGGAAGGTTTGGAACAACAGCTTTCTTGGTACCTATGTATGGATCGGGTGAGCTTCCACAGGC
Coding sequences:
- a CDS encoding predicted protein (putative component of Rab geranyl-geranylation comlex, distantly similar to Rab esort protein and geranyl geranyl transferases, contains rab interaction domain), with the translated sequence MVDQTALPKTSGASRHLDNDAPRDEEGLLLEYDAIICGTGLTQSILASALARHGKSVLHCDTSDYYGELDAVWTLPYLQEKLGKGHELKGKMVTVRTDDSTCIPLSPKGGLQSFQIHSLERRNDFTVEQGTAVVTPYGNGTIISISPRGLFLDLLVSLDTWKLANGKNPSVHISIPQSAASTGAAFQKYLKEKLGIVSIDERDAHLILDERSRGFAVDATPGLLYASGASVEGLLKSGVADYLEFKSLEGLLWLENSDSCLEPVPCSKNDVFASKLLSPMDKRRLMKFLQLALDYGTAHALAEEEASAENNKQVLSLNERYLNQGRSLARPQNKAVLADDIRALQEFIQADMKFHEYLESKQRLSPKLCRIVRHALALESGNGDWSLRQGMTSLCQHMQALGRFGTTAFLVPMYGSGELPQAFCRSAAVYGATYLLRLKAAAIATDGEASAAMVKEVMCRHMVVPQDSVATLESKSRRVWRYLCIFRGKVVGSSRSPQRHAIIVPPGAFGPDAVRGVLLDEGVNVTPHVPCGCTILHLTMAVENDTGIDPQDILRRVSLSVLSSKYEGSNAIRIFQVTFSYALPEASNQTKNVQNLHCVQRSEPGLSADSSFEQAREIFAAICPDGNFLAISEQVDTVVKERLGEQIEEDADGLVLDSAMDIIEPKTRESSAT